The segment GCATCCAACTCGACTTTCGCAAGCACTTTGCTGGCAGAGCCATAACTTTCAGGGTGAATCCAGGTTTGGTCCAGTGGTTCGGGGCCATTAGGGATTTTGAGAAAACCTGCCGCTTGAGTGAAGGTCGCTTCGCCGAGTCCGGCGATTTCTCGTAGCTGAGCACGGTTGTTAAATGGACCGTTCTTTTCTCGCCATTCGATCATGCGACGGGCAATCAACTGGTTTAATCCAGAGACGTGCCGCAGCAGCGAAAAGCTGGCTGTATTCAAATCGACGCCGACATAATTGACACACGATTCAACAACTTCATCGAGAGAATCCCGCAGGGAGCGAACGGACAGATCGTGCTGATACATGCCCACGCCAATGTGCTGTGGATCAATCTTGACGAGTTCACTGAGAGGGTCGAGCAAACGGCGTCCGATCGAAATCGTACCACGAACAGTCGCGTCCTCTTTGGGGAACTCTTCCCGGGCAACGTTACTTGTGGAATAAATGCTCGCGCCCGCTTCGTTGACAATCACATAGCGGACATCGGGTGTCTTCTCGCTGATCATCTCGGAGATCAACTCTTCGGTCTCGCGGCAGGCGGTCCCGTTTCCAACGGCAATCAGTTTCACATCATGTTCATTCAGAATTTCTACCAGCTTGTCACGGTTTGCGGCCCGTTTTTCTTCGGAGCCGGTAACGTACATCACGTCGTGACGCAGGCAGTTTCCATGTTCATCAAGCACGGCCAGTTTGCAGCCCGTTCGGAAGCCTGGGTCGACAGCCAGTACTTTCTCGCCGCGGACAGGTGGTTGCAGTAAAAGGTTGCGCAGGTTCTGAGCGAAAACATCAACAGCATGGTCTTCCGCTTTCTCAGTCAGCTCCCGGCGGACTTCCCGTTCGAGACTGGGATGAATTAATCGAGTAATGCAGTCGACCAGGCATCCTTCCATGAATTCCTTGAATCGATGCTGGTCTAGTGCCAGATGCTCTCGTGCCTGTCGGAGAACTGACTCGCCATCCCAATTAAATTTCACGCGGAGGAAATTCGATTTCTCGCCCCGGTTGATTGCCAGAATTCGATGGGCGGGGATTTTTGAGACGAGTTCTTTGTAATCAAAGTAATCCCGGAACGCTTGCGCTTTCTCGCTTGGTTCGCCAATCACAGTGACAACCATCTCGCCCGTTTTCCAGGCGATTCGCCGACAACTGTGCCGGAGGTCGGGTTGTTCGCTGATGCCTTCTGCCAGGAGATCGGAAACTCCCTGTAGGACCGTCTCCAGATCGGGAAGCTCTTGGGCTGGATCGACGTAAGCCTGCGCGGCTGCGTTTAAGTCCGTAAGTTCTTCGGATTGTTTGCGGACCAGTTCCGCCAGCGGCTCCAATCCGCGTTCACGAGCCTGGGCAGCGCGGGATCGGCGTTTGGGTCGATAGGGAAGGTAGAGGTCTTCAAGCCGCTTCAGACTGTCCGCTTGTTGTATGGATTTTTTTAATTCGTCAGTCAGTTTTCCCTGAGAATCGATCAGCCGCACAATGGTCTCGGCTCGTTCCAAAAGTTGACGAGCAGAATTAACGGCTTGAGCAACGGCGCGAATCTGTTGTTCGTCCAGATTGCCCGTCTGTTCTTTTCGATAACGCGTGATGAAGGGGACCGTATTGCCTTCGTCGAGTAGTTCGGTTACTCGAGTAACCTGTTCTACTTTTAAGTCCAGGGTTTGCGCTATTCTGGTAAAGTCCGGGGTGGCTGAATCGACCATGCGGTTTCACATTTCAGGGGAGAGATAATCTCGGGGTAGCTATCTGTGCGATCGACAGACATGTCTCGAAGGAAAAACCCCGAGAACGATAACAAAATCATTATGGAACAAGTTGAACGGTTTGGCAGGTGGAATACGAGGGCATCGATTTATTAGTGATTATCGAGAACCGGGTAGCCCAGGAAGAATGCACTGCAGTCTTGCATCTGTATTCTGAATTGGGGGCCGTTGTAATTTGTAATCGTCTATCTTAAGAAGTTTTGTAGAGAAGGGAATACGAAGAGTCACCCTGCTAATAGATCTCAGCAAGTGAATTTATTTTCAGGGGGGTATCTATCGTAGCGTATCAAAGTCCAGGAAACAAATTGACCTGTCCGAAAAACTTGTCTCGGTATGACAATTACAGAGAGTCGTGAGCATGCGAAGAGTTCAGTAAATGGGAGGGAATTAAAGGCTCAAAATGACTCATCAAGTACTCTCGAACGCATTCCCGGCTCGGCACTCTAACCCAGTCGTCCAAATTGCTTATCAAGATCAGCTCGGGATAAAGTCAGCGCCGTCGGGCGACCGTGTGGGCAATGGTGTGTGTCATGAAATAGATGTCGTTGCTCCAGCAAACTTCCGATTTCTTCAGGCTTCAGGCGTTGTCCCGCTTTAATGGCAGCTCGGCAGGACATGGTGTGCAACAGATGATCGATCAGATCGCGGCGATCCGGTTTTTTTCCGGGGCGATCAAGTTCTTCGGTCACGTCATGAATTAAGTGAGTCATGTCCGCTTTTGCCAGCATGACCGGGTAGCGGTCAAGCAGGACCGTGTTCTTGCCAAAATCAGCAATACCGAATCCGAGTTGCGTCAGTACATCCTGATTGTCGAGCAGGACTTCGACCTCGCGATTGCTCATTTCAATCGGTAGCGGTACCAGCAATTTCTGAGACTCAACTGCTGAGTTTAAAGTTCGCTCGCGGAATTGTTCATACAGAATTCGTTCATGCAGGGCATGTTGATCGATGATCGTCATCCCTTTTTCCGTTTCCGTAATCAGATAACAGTCCAGAACCTGAATCGCTTTCCCCAACCCCGGAATAGAAACGGCTTCCGAAGGAGGTAGTTCCGCATGAGAAAGGGCACCGACCTGGGTCGTTGGCTGTGAACCCCCTTCGGTTGGGAACGGTTTGAATGGGGCCGAGGAAGGATCGGTGCGTTCCAGAACAGCGGCAAGTTCGGAGGGAGAGTAAGAATGTCCCTGGCTTGGTTGAGGTTTCCATGATTGAACTTGCTCGTTTGCCCAGTTCATCAGTTGTTCCCGCGTCTCGTTCTGCTCCGCTTCCGTAGCTGCTGCCGCATGTTGACTGTTTTGCGGCAGGCTCATGTTGGAGTTCATATCGATTGAGAGAAACTTTGTGCGCAACGTCGACAGGAG is part of the Polystyrenella longa genome and harbors:
- a CDS encoding Tex family protein, translated to MVDSATPDFTRIAQTLDLKVEQVTRVTELLDEGNTVPFITRYRKEQTGNLDEQQIRAVAQAVNSARQLLERAETIVRLIDSQGKLTDELKKSIQQADSLKRLEDLYLPYRPKRRSRAAQARERGLEPLAELVRKQSEELTDLNAAAQAYVDPAQELPDLETVLQGVSDLLAEGISEQPDLRHSCRRIAWKTGEMVVTVIGEPSEKAQAFRDYFDYKELVSKIPAHRILAINRGEKSNFLRVKFNWDGESVLRQAREHLALDQHRFKEFMEGCLVDCITRLIHPSLEREVRRELTEKAEDHAVDVFAQNLRNLLLQPPVRGEKVLAVDPGFRTGCKLAVLDEHGNCLRHDVMYVTGSEEKRAANRDKLVEILNEHDVKLIAVGNGTACRETEELISEMISEKTPDVRYVIVNEAGASIYSTSNVAREEFPKEDATVRGTISIGRRLLDPLSELVKIDPQHIGVGMYQHDLSVRSLRDSLDEVVESCVNYVGVDLNTASFSLLRHVSGLNQLIARRMIEWREKNGPFNNRAQLREIAGLGEATFTQAAGFLKIPNGPEPLDQTWIHPESYGSASKVLAKVELDASSLSTTAEAVKERQEKLSQLSLDDLAGELATGLPTLKDIIENLCRPGRDPRQNMAGPIFKSGILNLSDLQEGMELRGTVLNVVDFGVFVDIGLKDSGLIHISQLGQQYIKSPHDVVAVGDVVRCWVMGIDQERRRVSLTLIDPAAPVAEPATKPKPRRRKKRPSKPKEGTPAPSTNSTAQKPTDKPKAAKSRAQRNTHKPKKPLPKLTEEVKSGQTPMRGFDELKSFWKDK